The DNA sequence TTGTACTACTAATTTTACTTGGAGTGGTATACGGATGGAGTATAGAGGACACCGAAATTGTTTTACTGCCGTTATGGAATACAGAAGACAATGTGGAGGTAGCTACGTATAACgcagtaattaataaaatattaacactgTGAAATAAGGGTTTATATTTATTGGCATTGTGCGAGACCTCTTGAGCTTGAGGTAcggtaaaaatattgtatacgtataatatGTGTTATCGGTACGTAGGAATAGTTGCGTATCACGATTGCCAGTAAATAGAAACGCTCGTGTCACATTATGAgatgaaacgaacaaaaatacatacaattgttgtttatgtattaatattgtaatttgtaaaattacagGTATCCCTAAGTTTCAAGGCATTCGATCGATCCGTCGAGTTAACGTTGCGTAGGAATGACAATATCGTAGCGTCTCAGTTTCAAGTTTGGAAGCACATTAATGAAGACAACGTGGAAGAGTTACCGGAACTCGGTAAACCCGCACCTTGCCATTATCTTCACACAAACGAGTTGAGTTCGGCGGCCATAAGTCTGTGCAAAGAAGGTGGAATGGTTAGTATCACGACCAATGGTCCTAACAACGGtaaataaaatcggtccaaaGATAGATGTCTCTTTTTCTTTGCAGCATGGTTTCGTCTTCTTGGACAATGTCACGTTGGAAATTAGGCCACTTCGGGACcagaaaatgttctttttcaaCGACCATCATCGCGTTAGACAACGTTCGAAATTTTTCGGAGAGCCGCATATTGTCAAGAGAGCACACGCTTCTCCCATGTTTTTTGAAAACGAACCAAAATGGTACGAACACAACGagattacaaattacaaaacgGATCATCTTACCAGAGATGTACTCGATGAGCTAATTGTAAGACCGAATAAGTCGAACGATGCTCTGACATTAGAATTGGCAGTTTTCTTCGATGAGCCTGGCTACAATCTTTTCTCGCCTTTCTTCGAAAGAAACGACGAACGGATACGCGACATGCTGCTAGCCTATATAAACGGCGTTCAAGCGGTTTATCATCATCCTACATTAGGAGTTGTAATCGACATATCTCTCGTCAGATTGGAGATTATGCAGAGACAACCGCGCGACTTGCCACATTTTGACGGTGAGAGGGGCAGCTTGTTGGATTCGTTTTGTAATTATGCTAAGAAGCGGAATCCTTCTGATGAAACTGATCCGAATCACTGGGACATGGGTCTGTACGTTTCCGGTTTGGATTTCTACGCTGTGGAGGCTGGACGAAAGAACACTGCCACTATGGGACTTGCAACGGTAGGCGGGCTCTGCATCGATCGATATTCTTGTGTTATCGCTGAATTGGGTGTTACCAATCAATTTGGAAAACCGTTCCCGTCAGCGGGTTTTACGTCCGTCTATATAGCTGCTCATGAAATTGGCCACAAGTAAACGAGTAATaatctatttatgtaaatttctcaatttcttaatattctCACATATCCTTCTTTTCGCAAAAGTTTAGGAATGCATCACGACTCGACTGGCAATCCATGTCCGAGAGATGGCTACATAATGTCTCCGAGCAGAGGCACGGATGGCGAGACAATTTGGTCGGAATGTAGTCGTGACGTAGCGCAAAGGCTCTCTTATACGAAACCTTGTCTTACGGACAGACCGTCTCCCCAAACGAACAACCGACTCGACCATACTCGATTCTTTGATCTTCCGGGTAGAGAATGGAACGCGAAGAAGCAGTGCGAGGTACTACTACGCGATAAGGATGCGAGCGTCGCGACCCTCTACAGAAGTTGCAAGTCCTTGCAATGCAAGACCCCGCACAGAAGCGGTTACTACTTGGCCGGACCAGCGTTAGATGGAACATACTGCGCCGTAGGTCTGACgacatagaaataattaatcatttatgTCGTGTCGTACCAAACAGTGAGAAggagaaaattattgtttcactCATCTCCTTTTCACTTCTTGGATCTGTTTTACTTTGtactattcttttttcatttcctcgtTAATTGGCGTCTACTACATACGTGCATTGTATCGAAACAGGGAAGGAATGCCGGGGCGGTGAATGCAAGaacgcgttaaaaattccTACGGAAACGGATAGACCCCTGGTTGAAACAGTAGGCTGGAGCGACTGGAAACTAGGACCGTGCAGTAGTGGATGTCTGTTGAAATCTGTCGGTGCACAGGTCAGACGACGATTCTGTGGGAGTCCAATTCCGGAAAATCCAGACGCAGGTTGTCGAGGATCTGCTTACGACGTGGTCCTCTGTAGGGATGACAGACTTTGCAAGAAAAAACGTAGGAGCATAAACGAATTTGCGACATTAAGGTGCAAAGAGTTTAGCGAGAGACTGCCAGAATTGGATGGCAAGGGTGGCGGATTACAAGCGCTGCACGAGCCTGAAAGACCGTGGATGTCTTGCGCTATATTCTGTCGGCGAAAAGACATAGCATCTTATTACACACCGCGTGTAGAATTAAACGACCTTGGCCTTGACCCATACTTTCCAGATGGGACATGGTGCCACGCCGAGGAgggacaaaattatttttgtcggCAGCATCACTGTCTACCGGAGaactttcgtttcgaaaaaacACTCTCGAAGGACCGTCAGCAGGACGACATCGAATTCGGGCCCCAAAATGCTCATCCCAACGGGCTTCGTCTCGATGATCAAGTGGTTAAATATCATAGTTTAGGACCGGACGGTTTGCCACTATTGACCTCACTGTTATCGCGTAGTAGTATTGGGTTACCACCGGATGAGAACGAATGGATCGATAAAGATTACATCGAGTTAACCGAGCTGCCACAAGAAATTCTCTTCGATCTATAGCGTACAGGATGAAAAAGGAACGGGAatgattttaatgtttcatttatttgatacTAATATATACTCGGTTCGGGGCTTGACCACTAGAGGCGTTAGGTGGTAGACTGGTAGATTACGGCTAGAAAAATCAGGCTCGGGTTAGGTTAGACGTCCTCGATTGCCATATTGCATTTACGTTACGATTTACCCCACCACTGGACAGTCAGTGAGTCAGTGGAGACACGACTAGTCCACAAGCATAAAAGTACGGTATATACTGTATACGTGAGGTAAGTTCGATTTCAACTGCGACTCATTGCCAGTAGTTTGGTACGGTGTTCACACTGTTCCAGACCGCATAACTTTGGCAATTCAAGAAAGCCAATGCGATGCGTCTTTCCTCGCATCTCACGTCCTGTTTGCCAATAATTGATTTTCCTAACCGTCCTAATTAATTCCAGGAAATTATGTAACAATTGTATAtctatgaaacatttaaaaataaagatctTGgtagttttttagaaatatgtCTGTACGAATTTGCAGAGAAATTGTACTGTTTCGTAATGCAGTGTGTGAAAGTATCCGAGGAGATAGGACTATGACGTCACCTACTTCAGTGTCTATTTTAGGAGTGTTTCGATGTTATATCCAGCGTAGGGACGAATCGAGAAACAAAAggattgaataataaaaatgcagaTGGTGTAACTTAaatgtatcgatattattttagcgtacaaataattaaccaaccaTTAAACTTAGGAAGACGCGTGACATAAGAAAACAATCAGCTcgatattacaaataattacttgTTTATACACGCACACACATGTCTGCGTTCGCGTGACAAAATGTGCCACTCATCGCTGTAAAAGTagacaataataatagaatttacGAGTTCTTCTAAGCCAGTgttacatatacatttatatttttgtagaaatgaaatgaaaatacaaacgaGTTGCGATACATGGATGAGAAAGTAAGATAACGTTGAATAGATTCAAGTTGAAGATAACGATGGTGGCTTAATTTGTCGTGCGTTTTAACACAAAATTATCACTCGTTCATAATCAGGCATACACAATTTGTATACTACGCATATGACGACAAGCATACGCTCATTTACTCGTGATGCATACAGAATAGATACTTTGAATGtacataatgaataaaataataatgaaaccgCATTCGCAGAGTTGTACATCAACAGTCTCTTATCGTTAAATCGCATAACTTAATGTAATTCATTTAATCTTAGTCAGTATTTAGGATCGTTCTTCCCGCATGTAGAGGCAAAGTACATTCAATTGTTGTACTAGAAAACCAACGCGTTTCTCCTCTTCCTTTTCccgtttcgttttaaattacaaCGAAATAAGATCTGCCAAAATTcaaatcaaaaaattgatttttacatcCGACTAATGTGAAAATCACATTTTTCCTAACTATgagataaaattattatttgcttCGCctcaacaattattattcacagCTCTCTAACCACGTATATTATGTACTAGAACGTACACGAGTGTTTACTCTCGTCAATTGGGACGATTAGAGGACTGTCGTTGCGATGACAATTATCCATAATATAGTATCGTTTCCTTTTCATGTTCAATTTGGCAGAGTATCGTATAGTATGTCCTTAGCACTTGGCGATAATGTTTCAGGGAATTTAATGTCGAATGAAACGAGAAGATCACCTTTCCTTGATGGTTCTTTTGGGAATGGTAAACCCTGACCTTGAATCCTCTTTACCAAATTGGGTTTAACGATTTCTTTCGTCAGATTTAACGTAATTTTTTCGCCGGTAAGCGTAGGAACTTCGATGACAGTACCACACAAAGCTTGCTTTAAACTCATCTTGCAAGTGTATCTTATATCGCTGCCTTCTCTTCTAAACAGAGGATGAGGCTTATCTCTGATGATGAAAACAATATCTGCTGGAACTTTTCCACGGCCTTGGTCTCCTTCCTTTTGGAAGGTGATCTTAGTACCAGCCTTCCACCCTGGTTTCACATTAATCGTAAGAACcttgtcttcttttcttataCTGCCATCTGGTTGTACAACCTTCCTtgagattttcattttctttgtacaGCCGCGCAGAATCTCCTCCAAAGTGATGCATAAATCATGCTCTATAGCAGGATCCTGAGCACGATCTTTGCCACTTCCTTTCGGAGAGGTGGCTCCAACAAAGTTGAACGAATGGGATCTAAAGGCGCCGCCTTGACCACCTTGACGCTGGGATCCCATTCCCAAACCAAGCGGATCGTCTATGTCCATGTCGTCGTTATGGAAACTGAACTCTCGGTCTCCTATTATAGGGCCAAATTCAAAGAAGGTTTGAAAGGGACTAGCGGTGCCAAAGAATTGAGCAAACGTTGCTTTTGGATCTCCATGGAAAGTGTACGTTGTACCAGATCCACCTCCTCCTGCCGATCCAACTCCTCCTTTTAAACCTTCTTCTCCAAACTTGTCGTAGACTTCTCTCTTCTTAGAATCGGAAAGCACCTCATAAGCCTCCGCTATTTCCTTAAACTTTTCTTCCGCGCCAGCACTCCTGTTCTTGTCAGGGTGATATTTCAATGCCAGCTTTCTATACGCTTTCTTAATTTCATCGTCGGTGGCAGTTTTGTTTATgcctaatattttatagtaatcTTTCCCCATTGGTGACTAATCTGCAACAAATCACAGAAAACAACAATTTAATACACGGTATAGTAGAgaaacttgaaactttttatGGAACGAGTATATCGACGAGTGCTGTTGTCGAGTAaagattcgattaattttctgtcagatatacatacgtataagACGTCTTGTTAATTGTTAATACTTTTCGTGAGAAAACTATTCGATTTTATTCGGAATTATATTGTACGTTACATCGCGATGTAATATCACATTACGTTATCGTTATTACAGCCAGGGTTCGATTGAAAATATCTACATCATAATAATAAGGAATTTGCCGATACGatagaatatttcttgtaaaaaattatttaattcgccGAAGAAACGTTAGCAAATCaacgaaaacaattattttcgtaaGTATTCCtcgtacatttatatttattctagtGTTCGAAAAACTAAAACCTCTTGCAGTCCTGGGTGAGGCCCAGGACTACACCAGCTCCACCTCTCAATTCGTGTCTGATTACGTGATTACGTGATTACGTGATTACAGGAGCATTTTTCAGTCCCCCGTTCTATATCGATGGTTTCGGATGGAAAACATCGTTTAACGCAAACCTGACCATAAAAGT is a window from the Hylaeus volcanicus isolate JK05 chromosome 7, UHH_iyHylVolc1.0_haploid, whole genome shotgun sequence genome containing:
- the LOC128880065 gene encoding A disintegrin and metalloproteinase with thrombospondin motifs adt-2, which gives rise to MQCLYMHAHAYIRGTVYDFSKYLNLKFKARSMSFVLEIVLLILLGVVYGWSIEDTEIVLLPLWNTEDNVEVSLSFKAFDRSVELTLRRNDNIVASQFQVWKHINEDNVEELPELGKPAPCHYLHTNELSSAAISLCKEGGMHGFVFLDNVTLEIRPLRDQKMFFFNDHHRVRQRSKFFGEPHIVKRAHASPMFFENEPKWYEHNEITNYKTDHLTRDVLDELIVRPNKSNDALTLELAVFFDEPGYNLFSPFFERNDERIRDMLLAYINGVQAVYHHPTLGVVIDISLVRLEIMQRQPRDLPHFDGERGSLLDSFCNYAKKRNPSDETDPNHWDMGLYVSGLDFYAVEAGRKNTATMGLATVGGLCIDRYSCVIAELGVTNQFGKPFPSAGFTSVYIAAHEIGHNLGMHHDSTGNPCPRDGYIMSPSRGTDGETIWSECSRDVAQRLSYTKPCLTDRPSPQTNNRLDHTRFFDLPGREWNAKKQCEVLLRDKDASVATLYRSCKSLQCKTPHRSGYYLAGPALDGTYCAVGKECRGGECKNALKIPTETDRPLVETVGWSDWKLGPCSSGCLLKSVGAQVRRRFCGSPIPENPDAGCRGSAYDVVLCRDDRLCKKKRRSINEFATLRCKEFSERLPELDGKGGGLQALHEPERPWMSCAIFCRRKDIASYYTPRVELNDLGLDPYFPDGTWCHAEEGQNYFCRQHHCLPENFRFEKTLSKDRQQDDIEFGPQNAHPNGLRLDDQVVKYHSLGPDGLPLLTSLLSRSSIGLPPDENEWIDKDYIELTELPQEILFDL
- the LOC128880074 gene encoding dnaJ protein homolog 1-like translates to MGKDYYKILGINKTATDDEIKKAYRKLALKYHPDKNRSAGAEEKFKEIAEAYEVLSDSKKREVYDKFGEEGLKGGVGSAGGGGSGTTYTFHGDPKATFAQFFGTASPFQTFFEFGPIIGDREFSFHNDDMDIDDPLGLGMGSQRQGGQGGAFRSHSFNFVGATSPKGSGKDRAQDPAIEHDLCITLEEILRGCTKKMKISRKVVQPDGSIRKEDKVLTINVKPGWKAGTKITFQKEGDQGRGKVPADIVFIIRDKPHPLFRREGSDIRYTCKMSLKQALCGTVIEVPTLTGEKITLNLTKEIVKPNLVKRIQGQGLPFPKEPSRKGDLLVSFDIKFPETLSPSAKDILYDTLPN